The nucleotide sequence TGGTGTGGAACGGCTCGAAGAGGTGGGAGAGGGCCTCCCGGTCCATCCCGCACCCCGTGTCCGACACGGACACGGTCGCATACCGGCCCGGGACGGGGGACCACACCCCGTTCCCGTCGTGCTTTCCGACCTCGCGGACGCCGCTCGCGATCTCGAGCCGTCCCCCTTCCGGCATCGCCTCCTTCGCGTTCCTCGCGAGCTCCTCGATCCCCGCCGTGAACTGCCGGACATCGACGCGGACCGCCACGCCCGGCGATCCCCCGCGGACCGCGAGCTTGATCCCGTCCCCCAGAAGGTCGCGCAGGGAGGGGACCAGTCCCAGGACGAGCGTGTCGATCGCCTCGACCTTCGCCAGGAGGATCGATTGCCGGCTGTAGGCGAGGAGCTGCGCGGTGATCATCGCCGCCCGGTCGGCCGCGTACAGGATCTCACGGAGATCCTTCCGCCGGGGGTCGAACGGCTCCATCCGCCGGAGGAGGAGCGATCCGTAGCCGCTGACGATCGTCATGAGGTTGTTGATGTTGTGGGCCATCCCCGCGGCGAGCTTCCCCACGGCTTCGTACTTCTGCGCCGAGAGCCGCTCGGTCTCGCTTCGCCGGAGCTCCTCGTCGAGGCGGTTCCTTTCGGTGACGTCCCGGTGGATTCCGCGGAACCCGAACAGGGCGCCGCCCGGCCCGAAATACGGAACTCCGCTCCCCTCGGTCATGACGCGGCGGCCGGACTTGTGGATATAGACATTCCGCGTGCCGATGAACGGTTTCCGCCCCTCCACGGCCTCTCCCAGGACCTTCCGCCCCTCGGCGACCCCATCGGGGGCCAGGATGTCGAACGCCGTCTTTCCGATCAGCTCGCCGGGTTCGTATCCGAAGATCTCCCGCACGTTGGGGCTGATGTAGGTGATGGCCCCGTTCCGGTCGGCTTCCCAGACGACGTCGCTGGTCGTCTCCACGAGCGACTGGAACCGCGCGCGGCTCTCCGCGAGCGCCCGGTTCACCCGCAGAAGGGATGCGTAGTGCCACCCCCCGAACGCCGCTAACAGCAGGATCAGGATCCCGGCGTTGACCGCGACGATCCGTTCCCCGGTCCAGAACGACTTCGGG is from Deltaproteobacteria bacterium and encodes:
- a CDS encoding transporter substrate-binding domain-containing protein, which encodes MFGTLDPHAARRSLRPAAPFLAFLLLVSTPCAFPADVFGAMDTPQGPPPMHLRAIVRPKFPLLSVKESAPGRPEGMAIDILEAIGKEQGISFTWVILSPDADLEDALRRGEGDIAADWGGTTKRSREFVFSEPYITLPVNVYVRKGSNAVQDARRLEGRKVGVVLRNVADEILSARTDLKVKRYEAVHDALFHLLAGEIDAVAHLGPILFEEARRARIEDKIALVEPPLSDSPRSFAARKEKTAVVHRLDASLNGLIGTPGYRRIYLKWFGTPKSFWTGERIVAVNAGILILLLAAFGGWHYASLLRVNRALAESRARFQSLVETTSDVVWEADRNGAITYISPNVREIFGYEPGELIGKTAFDILAPDGVAEGRKVLGEAVEGRKPFIGTRNVYIHKSGRRVMTEGSGVPYFGPGGALFGFRGIHRDVTERNRLDEELRRSETERLSAQKYEAVGKLAAGMAHNINNLMTIVSGYGSLLLRRMEPFDPRRKDLREILYAADRAAMITAQLLAYSRQSILLAKVEAIDTLVLGLVPSLRDLLGDGIKLAVRGGSPGVAVRVDVRQFTAGIEELARNAKEAMPEGGRLEIASGVREVGKHDGNGVWSPVPGRYATVSVSDTGCGMDREALSHLFEPFHTTKGFGRGMGLPSVYGFVKQSSGFIEVASNPGRGTTVTIGLPLAGETVTA